In Sediminitomix flava, a single genomic region encodes these proteins:
- the mltG gene encoding endolytic transglycosylase MltG yields the protein MDKRRKILLVVFIALAVIAITASTYTYQIFYSSNVDIKEAKTYELFISEDDDINSISTTLNEEGGLVDYVSFRFVSKLLKYNENIKEGRYLVKKGMTNLELVRMLRAGNQSPVKITFNNCRTKEDIAEKLSKELSLSKEELLFSLNDSSLLNELGYDSISILSAFIPNTYEVYWNISGEALLKRMKYEHDQFWNKTRLQKAEEVGLSPYEVSVLASIVQAETIKKDEKPKVAGLYINRLKRGMRLQSDPTVVYAVGDFDIRRVLTKHLQVDSPYNTYKYKGLPPGPINLPEISSIDAVLNYEKHRYIFMCAKEDFSGYHNFAINSSQHSVNAAKYRRALNRKRIYR from the coding sequence ATGGATAAAAGAAGAAAAATACTTTTAGTGGTATTTATAGCATTGGCTGTGATTGCAATTACAGCTTCTACATATACATACCAAATTTTTTATTCTTCAAATGTAGATATCAAAGAAGCTAAAACTTACGAATTATTCATTTCTGAAGATGATGATATCAATTCAATTTCAACGACTTTAAATGAAGAAGGCGGATTGGTTGATTATGTATCTTTCAGATTCGTAAGTAAACTTTTAAAGTATAACGAAAATATCAAGGAAGGTCGTTACTTGGTAAAGAAAGGAATGACCAATTTGGAATTGGTCAGAATGCTTAGAGCAGGGAATCAATCGCCTGTAAAAATTACCTTCAACAACTGTCGTACAAAAGAGGATATTGCAGAAAAGCTAAGTAAGGAATTGTCTTTGTCAAAAGAGGAGTTACTATTTTCTCTAAATGATAGTAGCCTATTGAATGAGCTTGGCTATGATTCCATTTCAATCTTGTCGGCATTTATTCCGAATACTTATGAAGTATATTGGAATATCTCAGGAGAGGCTTTATTGAAAAGAATGAAGTATGAGCATGACCAATTTTGGAATAAGACAAGACTACAAAAAGCAGAAGAAGTAGGTCTTTCTCCGTATGAGGTGTCAGTTTTAGCTTCTATTGTTCAAGCAGAGACGATAAAGAAAGATGAGAAGCCTAAGGTTGCAGGCTTGTATATCAATAGATTGAAAAGAGGAATGCGTTTACAGTCTGATCCAACAGTCGTATACGCCGTAGGTGACTTTGACATTAGAAGAGTTTTAACAAAGCACCTTCAAGTAGATTCACCTTATAATACTTATAAGTATAAAGGTTTGCCTCCGGGTCCGATTAACCTTCCTGAAATCTCATCTATTGATGCAGTCTTAAATTATGAGAAGCATAGATACATTTTTATGTGTGCAAAAGAAGATTTTTCAGGTTATCATAACTTTGCAATAAACTCAAGTCAACACTCTGTAAATGCGGCAAAGTATAGAAGAGCATTGAATAGAAAAAGAATCTATCGTTAA
- a CDS encoding voltage-gated chloride channel family protein, with protein sequence MGANLEQLFNSSFLKKFHQRYPVFLYLLKWICITLVIGLLAGAASAIFLWALHWATDWRETHLWIIAFLPIGGGIVGLLYHFYGKDVEAGNNLIIDQIHSPRKIIKFRMAPMVLFGTVMTHLFGGSAGREGTAIQMGASISDQFTKWLRLNKEDRRTVLIVGMAAGFGSVFGTPLAGAIFGMEVFSMGKMKYNSIIPAFLGATFGDFFCRLISHDYLYISHSVYHIAGDPHHEIPLVHIGYAIIAGIFFGFAGRLFAKFTHTWGTFLKKQIKFPPLRPVVGGVIVALAVAALYFGVNPDIGTRYIGLGLPTIKAAFTQELAPYDWLGKLIFTGITLGAAYKGGEVTPLFFIGATLGNALSAFIPLPIDLLAGMGFVAVFAGAANTPLACAAMGIELFGANYGVYIAIACVISFVFSGHAGIYSSQIIGISKHKLYKHHEGKSLGDVDKE encoded by the coding sequence ATGGGGGCGAATCTAGAGCAGTTATTCAATTCTTCCTTTCTCAAGAAATTTCATCAGAGGTATCCAGTATTTCTTTATCTGCTTAAATGGATTTGTATTACACTTGTAATCGGTCTATTGGCGGGTGCTGCATCTGCCATTTTTTTATGGGCTTTGCATTGGGCTACAGATTGGAGAGAAACTCATTTATGGATTATCGCATTTCTTCCGATTGGAGGTGGGATTGTAGGTTTGTTGTACCATTTCTATGGTAAGGATGTAGAAGCTGGAAATAATCTGATTATTGACCAAATTCATTCACCTCGAAAAATCATTAAATTTAGAATGGCTCCGATGGTTCTTTTTGGAACGGTGATGACTCACCTTTTTGGAGGATCTGCAGGTCGAGAGGGTACAGCAATTCAAATGGGGGCATCAATCTCAGATCAGTTTACAAAATGGCTAAGGCTAAATAAAGAAGATAGACGAACAGTGTTGATTGTTGGTATGGCTGCTGGTTTTGGGTCTGTTTTCGGAACGCCACTAGCAGGAGCTATATTTGGGATGGAAGTATTTTCAATGGGGAAAATGAAATATAATAGTATTATCCCAGCTTTTCTTGGAGCTACTTTTGGAGACTTTTTCTGCCGATTGATATCTCATGATTATTTATACATTTCTCATTCTGTTTACCATATAGCAGGAGACCCTCATCATGAAATACCACTTGTGCATATAGGTTATGCAATTATTGCAGGTATATTCTTTGGTTTCGCAGGAAGACTTTTTGCAAAGTTTACTCATACTTGGGGCACATTTTTGAAGAAGCAAATCAAGTTTCCTCCTTTACGTCCAGTTGTTGGTGGTGTCATTGTCGCATTGGCAGTTGCAGCCTTATATTTTGGTGTTAATCCTGATATTGGAACACGTTACATAGGTTTGGGTTTGCCAACGATCAAAGCTGCATTTACACAAGAGCTAGCTCCTTATGATTGGTTGGGTAAATTAATTTTTACAGGGATTACCTTGGGAGCCGCTTATAAAGGTGGTGAGGTTACGCCATTATTCTTTATTGGTGCTACTTTGGGAAATGCACTATCTGCTTTTATTCCTTTGCCAATAGATTTGCTTGCAGGAATGGGCTTTGTTGCTGTTTTTGCAGGAGCAGCAAATACACCATTAGCATGTGCAGCAATGGGAATCGAGTTATTTGGAGCAAATTATGGAGTATATATAGCTATAGCTTGTGTGATTAGTTTTGTATTTTCGGGTCATGCTGGTATTTACTCTTCTCAGATCATTGGAATTAGTAAACACAAACTATATAAACATCATGAAGGTAAAAGCCTTGGAGATGTAGATAAAGAATAA
- the aceA gene encoding isocitrate lyase yields MTKEARIQAIRKDWETNPRWKNITRPYTAEEVVKLQGSVVIDHTLAKLGAEKFWKALNNDEWIAGLGALTGNQAIQEVQAGLRAIYLSGWQVAADANMAGEMYPDQSLYPADSVPKVVKKINNALMRADQIQSVNGDGNTDWMVPIIADAEAGFGGNLNAFELMKMMIESGASGVHFEDQLSSAKKCGHLGGKVLVPTQEAINKLVAARLATDVCNTSTILIARTDADAANLLTSDIDSRDRDFIYGERTSEGFYKVKNGLEQAISRGLSYAPYADLIWCETSTPDIGQAKEFAQAIHEKFPGKMLAYNCSPSFNWAAKLSEMQMASFREELASLGYKFQFITLAGFHALNTSMFELSKAYNENGMLGYSKLQNREFELQKEGFKAVKHQGFVGTGYFDAVQNTVSNGTSSTTAMEGSTEVAQF; encoded by the coding sequence ATGACTAAAGAAGCAAGAATCCAAGCGATCAGAAAAGATTGGGAGACAAACCCTCGTTGGAAAAATATTACTCGCCCATATACTGCTGAAGAAGTAGTTAAACTTCAAGGAAGCGTAGTCATTGATCATACTCTGGCAAAACTAGGAGCAGAAAAATTTTGGAAAGCTTTAAATAATGACGAGTGGATAGCAGGACTTGGTGCACTTACGGGTAATCAAGCTATTCAAGAAGTACAAGCTGGCTTAAGAGCAATTTATTTGAGTGGATGGCAAGTTGCAGCAGATGCAAATATGGCTGGAGAAATGTACCCAGACCAATCTTTGTACCCTGCCGACTCAGTGCCTAAGGTAGTTAAGAAAATAAATAATGCGCTGATGAGAGCTGATCAAATTCAGTCTGTAAATGGAGATGGAAATACCGATTGGATGGTTCCTATCATTGCTGATGCGGAAGCAGGATTTGGTGGCAACTTGAACGCTTTCGAATTGATGAAAATGATGATCGAATCTGGTGCCTCAGGTGTTCACTTCGAAGATCAATTGTCATCAGCTAAAAAATGTGGACACTTAGGAGGTAAGGTACTTGTACCGACCCAAGAAGCAATCAATAAACTAGTTGCAGCCCGTTTGGCTACTGATGTTTGCAATACATCAACTATACTTATTGCACGTACAGATGCAGATGCAGCAAACTTACTAACGAGTGACATTGACTCTCGTGACAGAGACTTTATCTATGGTGAACGTACGTCTGAAGGATTCTACAAAGTTAAAAACGGTTTAGAGCAAGCTATCAGCAGAGGATTATCATATGCACCTTACGCCGATCTGATTTGGTGCGAGACTTCTACTCCAGATATTGGACAAGCAAAAGAATTTGCGCAAGCTATCCATGAGAAATTCCCAGGAAAAATGTTGGCATACAACTGTTCTCCATCATTCAACTGGGCTGCTAAACTATCTGAAATGCAAATGGCTTCATTCAGAGAAGAATTAGCATCTCTTGGCTACAAATTCCAATTCATTACATTGGCTGGTTTCCATGCCTTAAACACAAGTATGTTTGAGCTTTCAAAAGCATACAATGAAAATGGAATGCTTGGTTATTCTAAACTTCAAAACAGAGAATTCGAATTACAAAAAGAAGGATTCAAAGCAGTAAAACATCAAGGATTTGTAGGTACAGGTTACTTTGATGCGGTACAAAATACTGTGAGCAACGGTACATCTTCAACGACGGCAATGGAAGGCAGTACAGAAGTAGCACAATTCTAA
- a CDS encoding manganese-dependent inorganic pyrophosphatase, which translates to MNHHVSIPKNTTFLGHTNPDTDAICSSIAAAYLWEGKVFRQGNLNPETIFVLNKFGVETPAFKDDFKGEDVVLVDHNQTTQSADSVKEANLLAIIDHHAVQDNFFFSKKPMTLDIRTVASCCTIIADYYKVFSKEIPTEMAGLMLAGILSDTLVLSVPHTTDIDRAWAEKLAKIAGIESVEDFGNAMLEAKSDLSVYSAEEILTLDFKNFVYGDVKIGFGVCESLKIADVLAKKSEIDTALAKKKEEGSYTHLFFAYVDLKATSSKLSGADATDIALLEKVFSVSAEGELVALEGKISRKNDFIPPISEQFGA; encoded by the coding sequence ATGAATCATCACGTTTCGATTCCAAAAAATACAACTTTTTTAGGGCACACTAACCCTGATACAGATGCAATTTGTTCATCAATTGCTGCAGCATACCTTTGGGAAGGTAAAGTTTTCAGACAAGGTAACTTGAACCCAGAAACCATCTTTGTTCTAAATAAATTTGGAGTAGAAACTCCAGCTTTCAAAGATGATTTTAAAGGAGAAGATGTAGTATTGGTAGATCATAACCAAACTACTCAATCTGCTGACTCTGTAAAAGAAGCTAATTTATTGGCTATCATCGATCACCACGCTGTTCAAGATAACTTCTTCTTCAGTAAAAAACCGATGACTTTAGATATCCGTACGGTAGCTAGCTGTTGTACAATCATCGCTGATTACTACAAAGTATTCAGTAAAGAAATTCCTACAGAAATGGCTGGATTAATGTTGGCTGGTATTTTATCAGACACATTGGTTCTTTCTGTACCTCATACCACTGATATTGATAGAGCTTGGGCTGAAAAATTAGCTAAAATTGCGGGTATCGAATCTGTAGAAGATTTCGGAAATGCAATGCTAGAGGCTAAATCTGATCTTTCAGTTTATTCTGCTGAAGAGATTCTTACGCTAGATTTCAAAAACTTCGTTTACGGTGATGTAAAAATCGGTTTTGGAGTGTGTGAGAGTTTAAAAATTGCAGATGTTCTTGCTAAGAAGTCTGAGATTGATACTGCTCTTGCGAAGAAAAAAGAAGAAGGCTCATATACACACCTTTTCTTTGCCTATGTAGATTTGAAAGCTACTTCTAGTAAACTTTCAGGCGCTGATGCTACCGATATTGCTTTATTGGAAAAAGTATTTAGTGTTTCTGCTGAAGGTGAGCTTGTAGCACTTGAAGGAAAAATCAGCCGTAAGAACGATTTCATTCCTCCTATCTCTGAGCAATTTGGTGCTTAA
- the aceB gene encoding malate synthase A: MEMTTTQKLSIDIKGEMKKQYQEILTPAALDFLAELHLRFNNRRLSLLEARVKRQKRIDAGEMPDFLPETEHIREGDWTVAPVPANIQDRRVEITGPVDRKMIINALNSGANVFMADFEDACSPKWENIMDGQINLRDAVNETISYTNPKNGKQYQLNDERAVLFVRPRGWHLEEKNLIIDGKPISGAIMDFGLYFFHNAKTLLEKNSAPYFYLPKMESHMEARLWNHIFVFAQHRLGIPQGSIKGTVLIETILAAFEMDEILYELKDHSAGLNCGRWDYIFSYIKKFRNHSDFILPDRSQVTMTVPFMKAYYELLIKTCHKRKAFAMGGMAAQIPVKGDEEAHLAAIQKVAKDKEREAQAGHDGTWVAHPGLVSTAKGVFDQYMPTPNQLQVLRNDVKEDPHALIEPAKGEVTLHGFKNNMDVAIQYIESWLRGHGAVPIYNLMEDAATAEISRAQLWQWIKNEVKLSNGQTATFALYEELLPEVIAHIQDLVGLEKYNTGMYEKATELLTELVKEQVFNEFLTLKAYSFIK, translated from the coding sequence ATGGAGATGACGACAACTCAAAAACTTTCGATTGACATCAAAGGGGAAATGAAAAAGCAGTATCAAGAGATACTTACCCCTGCAGCTTTAGACTTTTTAGCTGAACTACATCTTCGATTTAATAACCGAAGACTATCTTTACTGGAAGCTCGTGTCAAAAGGCAAAAGCGCATCGACGCGGGTGAAATGCCTGACTTTTTACCAGAGACCGAGCATATCCGTGAAGGTGATTGGACTGTTGCACCAGTTCCTGCCAACATTCAGGACCGAAGAGTAGAAATCACAGGTCCTGTAGATCGTAAAATGATCATCAATGCCTTGAATAGTGGTGCAAATGTATTTATGGCTGACTTTGAAGACGCTTGCTCTCCTAAATGGGAGAACATCATGGATGGGCAAATAAATCTTAGAGATGCTGTAAATGAAACTATTTCGTACACAAACCCAAAAAATGGGAAGCAGTACCAACTGAATGATGAACGAGCAGTACTTTTTGTAAGACCGAGAGGTTGGCATTTAGAAGAAAAAAATCTGATCATTGATGGTAAACCAATTTCGGGTGCAATCATGGACTTCGGATTGTATTTCTTCCACAATGCAAAAACATTGCTTGAGAAAAACAGTGCTCCATATTTCTACTTGCCAAAAATGGAAAGTCATATGGAAGCAAGGCTTTGGAATCACATTTTTGTTTTCGCTCAACACCGTTTAGGTATTCCACAAGGGTCGATCAAAGGAACAGTATTAATTGAAACGATTCTTGCTGCTTTCGAAATGGATGAAATTCTTTACGAATTAAAGGATCACTCTGCTGGCCTGAATTGTGGTCGTTGGGATTACATTTTTTCTTATATCAAGAAATTCAGAAATCACTCTGACTTCATCTTACCTGACCGTTCGCAAGTAACAATGACAGTTCCGTTCATGAAAGCCTACTATGAGCTTCTGATCAAAACTTGTCACAAGCGTAAAGCTTTTGCTATGGGAGGTATGGCTGCTCAAATCCCAGTAAAAGGAGATGAAGAAGCTCATTTAGCTGCAATCCAAAAAGTGGCTAAAGATAAAGAAAGAGAAGCTCAAGCAGGACATGATGGTACTTGGGTAGCACACCCTGGTTTGGTAAGTACAGCAAAAGGTGTATTTGATCAATACATGCCTACTCCAAATCAATTACAAGTACTAAGAAACGATGTAAAGGAAGACCCGCATGCTTTAATTGAACCAGCCAAAGGAGAAGTTACTCTTCACGGTTTTAAGAACAATATGGATGTAGCAATTCAATACATTGAATCTTGGTTGAGAGGACATGGTGCAGTACCGATTTACAACCTGATGGAAGATGCTGCCACTGCCGAAATATCAAGAGCACAATTGTGGCAATGGATTAAGAATGAGGTAAAACTCAGTAATGGTCAGACAGCTACCTTCGCTTTGTATGAAGAATTACTTCCTGAAGTTATAGCTCATATTCAAGATTTGGTAGGACTTGAAAAGTACAATACTGGAATGTATGAAAAAGCTACAGAACTCCTTACCGAATTAGTGAAGGAACAAGTCTTCAATGAATTTTTAACCTTGAAAGCATACTCTTTCATAAAATAA
- a CDS encoding PspC domain-containing protein: MMYTTTIHIGGIIFHFEEKAAKRYKENKSKIDEYFLNFANGQEVLLELDNRVGEILLSMLFVDKQYLTEEDVIELFQKLGDYKEILGDEIVEEEEVSANNDSKVNEFSSSFEKGNGSKKFYRDTSRKLLAGVAAGVGHYFQVDPVWVRVGFVLFLLNVAPIDWLFSGIFHPTLLAVSAYAVAWFILPENSELKWNKDQKRFFRHPNDQIIGGVAAGLASYFSIDPILVRVAFFALSFYNGVGIFLYLMMFVITPEANSLNEQIQMKGKKVKLDAIYERLNTLITSLKLDSLDINEKLKSSSVVLQNTFYSVKSHFQKTRKFQYVLGRAVQIFLGTILLLTSVAVSVSTIFICFVILDLIPVSLVIHQLLEFEELFLMITNLDISLWDTFRDTFSLPIVLAILFVFWWPAFMIGVLGLRLLIGRNIYRKVFWTSVLVSWSATLVFTVAIGLNVLYFFRQNGYFKEEVKYIKTNQVELGFNRIAYNPFTKVKFHIIPTQNSQVEVVYKYGSFGSSRREAITNAKEIEYSEISEIKNKLIFDSHFQILEGNPYRGQRMEVFIYMPHKQEFSISEDLAIQLSDVFPYEEVSGGKTWEFDHYGHIQEVHKSSFVFSHPIISQEELDEIKRDVSRAINITSKDILQITEEAIREARRAEKLEKVAKEKRRRAAGIGLKNFNRVNTSINLDLELIQSDDYLVKMSDDLFKHIDIKVQRNTLEINPLPTFYSQDSHGKKIRIFLPALKEIRSAGFGNVEVKGFSEEEMDIAMKGMGDLNFNSEVSDLTLIMNGSGSVTMKGKSEEFSLSLTGNCNLDGERFEVENINATVLGNCSVALDVKENAIIYKSDNGKIKFIKEPEKIVEIKANEL; the protein is encoded by the coding sequence ATGATGTATACCACGACAATACATATAGGTGGGATCATTTTTCATTTTGAAGAAAAGGCTGCAAAACGTTATAAGGAAAACAAATCTAAAATTGATGAGTATTTCTTGAATTTTGCCAATGGGCAAGAAGTTTTGTTGGAACTCGATAATAGAGTGGGAGAGATCTTACTGTCTATGCTGTTCGTGGATAAACAGTATCTAACTGAGGAAGATGTAATAGAGCTTTTTCAGAAGTTAGGTGATTATAAAGAAATCTTAGGGGATGAGATAGTTGAAGAAGAAGAGGTTTCAGCGAATAACGATAGTAAAGTCAATGAATTTTCTTCGTCTTTTGAGAAGGGAAATGGTAGCAAGAAGTTTTATAGAGATACTTCTAGAAAACTATTGGCAGGGGTTGCAGCAGGCGTTGGGCATTATTTCCAAGTTGATCCAGTCTGGGTCAGAGTTGGTTTTGTTTTGTTCCTTCTAAATGTAGCACCAATTGATTGGCTTTTTAGCGGAATTTTTCATCCTACATTATTAGCTGTAAGCGCATACGCTGTAGCTTGGTTTATCTTACCAGAAAATAGTGAGTTAAAATGGAATAAGGATCAGAAGCGATTTTTCAGACATCCAAATGATCAGATAATAGGAGGGGTAGCAGCAGGTTTAGCTTCTTATTTTTCAATTGACCCCATATTAGTTCGTGTAGCATTTTTTGCGCTAAGTTTCTATAATGGTGTTGGTATTTTCCTTTACCTCATGATGTTTGTTATTACTCCAGAGGCAAATAGTCTTAATGAGCAAATTCAAATGAAGGGTAAGAAGGTTAAGTTAGATGCTATCTATGAGCGTTTAAATACACTAATTACCTCTTTAAAATTGGATAGCCTAGATATCAATGAAAAACTCAAAAGTTCTTCTGTTGTATTACAAAATACATTTTATAGTGTAAAATCTCACTTTCAAAAAACAAGAAAATTTCAATATGTACTAGGTCGTGCTGTGCAGATATTTTTAGGTACAATACTTCTATTAACTTCAGTTGCAGTTAGTGTTTCTACAATTTTTATCTGTTTCGTTATCCTTGATTTGATCCCTGTTTCTTTAGTTATTCATCAATTGCTAGAGTTTGAGGAACTTTTCTTGATGATTACTAATCTTGATATTTCACTTTGGGATACTTTTAGGGATACATTTTCACTTCCAATTGTATTGGCCATTCTATTTGTATTTTGGTGGCCTGCGTTTATGATAGGAGTTTTAGGTTTAAGGTTACTTATTGGTAGAAATATTTATCGTAAAGTCTTTTGGACTAGCGTATTGGTTTCTTGGTCTGCAACTCTTGTCTTCACTGTTGCAATTGGTTTGAATGTTCTCTACTTCTTCAGACAAAATGGTTATTTCAAAGAAGAAGTAAAGTATATCAAGACGAATCAAGTTGAATTAGGTTTTAATAGAATTGCTTATAATCCTTTTACAAAGGTTAAGTTTCATATTATCCCTACTCAGAATTCTCAAGTAGAAGTAGTATATAAATATGGCTCTTTCGGAAGTTCAAGAAGAGAGGCGATTACGAATGCAAAAGAGATTGAATATTCAGAAATCAGTGAGATTAAAAACAAATTGATTTTTGATAGCCATTTTCAAATTCTTGAAGGAAATCCTTATAGAGGGCAGAGAATGGAGGTTTTTATCTATATGCCTCATAAACAAGAATTTTCCATTTCTGAAGACTTAGCAATCCAATTGTCAGATGTTTTTCCTTATGAGGAAGTTTCTGGAGGTAAGACATGGGAATTTGATCATTATGGGCACATTCAAGAAGTGCATAAGTCAAGTTTTGTATTTTCTCATCCAATTATTTCACAAGAAGAGTTAGATGAAATCAAACGTGATGTATCTCGTGCTATAAATATAACTTCTAAAGACATTTTACAAATTACAGAAGAGGCCATTCGTGAAGCTCGTAGAGCAGAGAAGTTAGAGAAAGTTGCAAAAGAGAAAAGAAGACGTGCTGCTGGTATAGGTTTGAAAAACTTTAATAGAGTTAATACTTCAATTAATTTGGATTTAGAATTGATTCAGTCAGACGACTATTTAGTGAAAATGTCTGATGACTTGTTTAAGCACATAGATATCAAAGTTCAAAGAAATACACTTGAGATTAACCCATTACCTACATTCTATTCTCAAGATTCACATGGGAAAAAGATAAGAATTTTCCTTCCAGCTCTAAAAGAAATTAGAAGTGCAGGCTTTGGCAACGTAGAGGTCAAAGGTTTTTCTGAAGAAGAAATGGATATTGCTATGAAAGGAATGGGAGATCTTAACTTTAACTCTGAAGTAAGTGATTTAACGTTAATCATGAATGGTAGTGGTTCGGTCACTATGAAAGGAAAGAGTGAAGAGTTTTCATTATCTCTAACAGGCAATTGTAATTTGGACGGAGAGCGTTTTGAAGTTGAAAATATAAATGCAACAGTACTAGGAAACTGTTCAGTTGCTTTGGATGTAAAGGAAAATGCGATTATCTACAAAAGTGATAACGGAAAAATAAAGTTTATCAAAGAACCTGAGAAGATCGTTGAGATAAAAGCTAATGAGCTTTAG